The Stenotrophomonas sp. BIO128-Bstrain region CACCGGAACGGGCTCGCCGGTGAGCATCGATTCGTCGATCGAGGAGCGGCCCTCCATCACGGTGCCATCCACGGGCACTTTCTCACCCGGGCGCACGCGCACGCGGTCGCCGGGCTGGAGCGCTGCGATCTCGACGTCCTCTTCGTGGCCATCCTCGCGCAGCACGCGCGCGGTTTTCGGCGCCAGGCCGAGCAGGGACTTGATCGCGGCCGACGTCTTCGCCCGTGCACGCAACTCCATCAACTGGCCGAGCAGCGTAAGCGAGATGATCATCGCAGCCGCTTCGAAATAGACGCCGACATGTCCGTGCTGCTGGAACGACGGCGGGAACAGCCCGGGCGCAACGGTGGCCACCACGCTGTAGCCAAAGGCGGCCAGCACGCCGGTGCCGATCAGGGTCCACATGTTCGGGCTGCGGTTGCGGATCGACTGCGCCCAGCGCTGCAGGAAGGGCAAGCCGGCCCACAGCACGACCGGCGTGGCCAGTGCCAGCTCGATCCACACCCGCAGATCCGGTGAGAGCCCGTGCAGTACCGGCGTCATCGCCAGCATCGCCAGGGCCATCGTTGCCACGCTCAGCGGCAGGCTCCACCAGAAGCGCCGCCGGAAATCGGTCAGCTCGGGGTTTTCGTCATCCTCAAGGCTGGGCATCGCCGGTTCCAGCGCCATGCCGCACAGAGGACAGCTGCCGGGACCGTCCTGCACGATCTCCGGGTGCATCGGGCAGGTGTACCGCGTGCCGGCGGGGGCTGGTTTGACGACGCCAGCAGGTGCGGCCAGATAGCGCTGCGGGTCGGCAATGAACCTGCGTCGGCAGCCATCGCTGCAGAAGACGTAGTCGTTGCCATCATGGCGGGCAAGGTGGGGCGTGGTGGCCGGGTCGACCATCATCCCGCAGACAGGATCCCTGACGGTGCCGGCATCGGTCGCCGTGGCGCCGGGGTGATCGTGGGCGTGCGTCATTGGCGGATGTCCGTCAACGCCGACAGGATCGGGCACTGCGCGTTGTCGCCGTGCCCGGGGCAGGCCTCGACCAGGTGCTTGAGCGCCCGGTGCATGCGCTGCAGCTCGTTGATGCGCTGTTCGATATCGGCGAGTTTGTTCACTGCGCTGTCGCGGATCTGTGCCATGTCCTGGCCGCGCTGATCGCTGAAGCCGAGCAGGTCGGCGACTTCATCCAGACTGAAACCCAACGCCTTGGCGCGGCGGATGAACTGCAGCCGGGTCAGGTCGGCCTCGCTGAAGACGCGGTAGCCGCCGGCGCTGCGGCGAGCGGTGGGCAGCAGCTGCTGCCGCTCGTAGTAGCGCACCGTATCGATGGGCACGCCTGCCTGGCGCGCGAGCTGTCCAATGTTCATGAGCACCTCGTGGATGACCCGGTCATTGTGGACCCTGGAGTCTGGTCAAGGGTCAAGCCTTGCTGGAACCCAACTGAAGATTCATCGCGCGTGAAATTTGCAATTAGTTGCATGGTCGTCCTCGCGGGACGCCCGTAGCCTCAGGCCATCTTATGTACAGACCTGTTCTGCCCGGCCCCGTGTCGGCAGGCATTGTTCAAGGAGAATGGCCATGGACGCACCCCGCAACACGCTGCAGCAGGACCGCCGGCCGGACGCGCCGACCCTGATGGAAGTGGCGGTCGTTGAATTCCCCGGCAGCCTGCGCGCCGCCGCACCGGTGCTGTCCGAACTTGCCCAGCGCTGCAACCGCACAGTGGCCGCGGGGCGCCGCACCGGCGCACGGATGCTGGTGACGCGATGGACGATGTCCAGCCGGGGCATGCAGCGCGTTGCTGGCGCCGAACTGTTCGGCGATGCACTGCCGGCGATCATCGTCATCCCCGGCAGCGAATCGAGCTGGTCCATGGCACCGCCGGATGAACGCCTGCTGGCGTGGCTGCGCGAATGCCACGATGGCTGCAGCCTGCTGGCGGCCTGCGACGAGGGTGGCCTGCTGCTGGCCGCGGCGGGCGTCCTGGCCGGCCGCCCGGTCAGCGTGCCCGATCCGGCCCGTTGCCAGGCGCTGCGCACGATGGTGCCCAGCTGGCAGCCGTGCGAACGGACCCTGGTCGACGATGGCGATCTGCTCACCGCCGCCGGACCGGACGCATGGAAGTATCTGAGCCTGCGCCTGATCGCACGGGTCTATGGACAGAGTGTGATGAACACCGTCATCCAGCAGTTGCAGCTGATGATTCCGCGCACGGAACTGGATGATCTGGAACGCTTCAGCCCCAACTTCGCCCACGGCGATCGCAGCATCCTCAAAGCACAGCGCTGGCTGCATGGCATCGCTGCCCGGGGTGTGGGGCTCGACGACATCTGCGTGCAGGCCGGGCTGGAACCGCGCACGCTGCAGCGTCGGTTCCTGAAAGCCACCGGGATGCGCCCGATCGAGTATTGCCAGCGCCTGCGCATCGCCAAGGCGCAGCTGCTGCTGCAGGCCGGCGGCGTCGTGGACCAGGTTGCATGGGCAGTGGGGTACTCGGACCAGAGCGCGTTCCGCCGGCTGTTCCTGCGTATTGTCGGGCTGACTCCCGCACGTTATCGCCGCCAGCTTGCTGCCCAGCAGCGTGAGC contains the following coding sequences:
- a CDS encoding helix-turn-helix domain-containing protein; this translates as MDAPRNTLQQDRRPDAPTLMEVAVVEFPGSLRAAAPVLSELAQRCNRTVAAGRRTGARMLVTRWTMSSRGMQRVAGAELFGDALPAIIVIPGSESSWSMAPPDERLLAWLRECHDGCSLLAACDEGGLLLAAAGVLAGRPVSVPDPARCQALRTMVPSWQPCERTLVDDGDLLTAAGPDAWKYLSLRLIARVYGQSVMNTVIQQLQLMIPRTELDDLERFSPNFAHGDRSILKAQRWLHGIAARGVGLDDICVQAGLEPRTLQRRFLKATGMRPIEYCQRLRIAKAQLLLQAGGVVDQVAWAVGYSDQSAFRRLFLRIVGLTPARYRRQLAAQQRERAHSRPVARVLESIRPAA
- a CDS encoding heavy metal-responsive transcriptional regulator codes for the protein MNIGQLARQAGVPIDTVRYYERQQLLPTARRSAGGYRVFSEADLTRLQFIRRAKALGFSLDEVADLLGFSDQRGQDMAQIRDSAVNKLADIEQRINELQRMHRALKHLVEACPGHGDNAQCPILSALTDIRQ